One Ciconia boyciana chromosome 9, ASM3463844v1, whole genome shotgun sequence genomic window carries:
- the LECT2 gene encoding leukocyte cell-derived chemotaxin-2, producing the protein MKMHRVTAVILTIAIASAAAQWAKICSSQPANKIRGCDSQGCGGYNDPRGGRKHRGVDVVCEDGSVVYAPFTGKIDKQARPYGNGNAIDNGVQLSGSGFCIKMFYIKPVKYSGPIKKGEKIGVLLPMQGVYRGITSHVHIQNCDLTDPTPNL; encoded by the exons ATGAAAATGCACAGAGTCACAGCAGTCATCCTCACAATTGCGATCGCCAGTG cTGCAGCACAATGGGCGAAAATCTGCTCAAGTCAACCTGCAAACAAAATCAGAGGCTGCGACTCCCAGGGCTGCGGCGGATACAATGACCCCAG aggagggaggaagcacAGGGGAGTGGACGTGGTGTGCGAGGACGGCTCGGTGGTGTACGCACCCTTCACGGGGAAGATCGACAAACAAGCCAGGCCCTACGGAAATGGCAACGCCATCGACAACGGAGTCCAGCTTTCAGGATCAG GATTCTGCATTAAGATGTTTTACATCAAACCCGTCAAGTACAGCGGCCCCAtcaagaagggagagaaaattgGCGTCCTGCTGCCCATGCAAGGGGTCTACCGAGGAATTACGTCCCACGTCCATATCCAGAACTGTGATTTAACAGATCCTACTCCCAACCTGTAA